In a single window of the Pseudogemmatithrix spongiicola genome:
- a CDS encoding IS30 family transposase translates to MFIPSPHGYTWQQRAELWARYRAGDSVREIARDLAKDPGALHGVIRKQGGISPRLRARSALALSLDERERISRGLAAGESYRAIGRALGRAASTISREVARHGGPTKYRAVRADAVAWKSARRPKACRLASRPRLRYLIAAKLKLRWSPEQISAWLRRTYPHEPELHVSHETIYRSLYVQARGVLKKELLRHLRTGRVVRRARASTRKGQGRGQIVDAIPISARPAEVEDRAVPGHWEGDLLAGGGNTHIATLVERTSRFTILVKVESKEPGRVVPALIRQIRRLPAHVARSLTWDRGKELAHHQRFTVATGVQVYFCDPYSPWQRGTNENTNGLLRQYFPTGTSLANVTQRQLDAVAAQLNGRPRKTLDFRTPAEVFDEAVALIA, encoded by the coding sequence ATGTTCATCCCCAGCCCGCACGGCTACACGTGGCAGCAGCGCGCTGAACTCTGGGCGCGCTATCGCGCCGGTGACTCGGTCCGCGAGATCGCCCGCGACCTCGCCAAGGATCCCGGCGCACTTCACGGCGTGATTCGCAAGCAAGGGGGCATCTCGCCGCGCCTGCGTGCACGATCGGCGTTGGCGCTGTCGCTCGACGAACGGGAGCGCATCTCGCGCGGGCTCGCCGCCGGCGAATCCTACCGAGCGATCGGCCGCGCCCTGGGCCGTGCCGCATCGACCATCAGTCGTGAGGTCGCACGTCATGGGGGCCCGACGAAGTATCGGGCCGTCCGCGCCGACGCGGTCGCGTGGAAGTCCGCGCGTCGGCCGAAGGCCTGCCGCCTCGCGTCCCGGCCGCGCCTGCGCTATCTCATTGCAGCGAAGCTGAAGCTGCGCTGGTCACCGGAGCAGATCAGCGCGTGGCTCCGCCGCACCTACCCGCACGAGCCGGAGTTGCACGTGTCGCACGAGACGATCTACCGCTCGCTGTACGTCCAGGCGCGCGGCGTGCTCAAGAAGGAACTGCTGAGGCACCTGCGCACGGGACGCGTGGTGCGGCGCGCCCGCGCCTCGACGCGCAAGGGCCAGGGGCGCGGGCAGATCGTCGATGCCATTCCCATCAGCGCGCGCCCGGCCGAGGTCGAGGACCGCGCCGTGCCCGGCCACTGGGAGGGCGACCTCCTCGCCGGCGGCGGCAACACGCACATCGCCACGCTCGTGGAGCGCACGTCGCGCTTCACGATCCTCGTGAAGGTCGAGAGCAAGGAGCCGGGCCGCGTCGTGCCCGCGCTCATCCGCCAGATCCGGCGGCTGCCGGCGCACGTCGCGCGCTCGCTCACCTGGGACCGCGGCAAGGAACTCGCGCACCACCAGCGCTTCACCGTCGCCACCGGCGTGCAGGTCTACTTCTGCGATCCGTACAGTCCGTGGCAGCGCGGCACCAACGAGAACACGAACGGCCTCCTGCGGCAGTACTTCCCCACGGGCACGAGCCTCGCCAACGTTACGCAGCGGCAGCTCGATGCCGTCGCGGCTCAGCTCAATGGACGGCCCCGCAAGACGCTCGACTTCCGCACCCCGGCAGAAGTCTTCGACGAAGCTGTTGCATTGATTGCTTGA
- a CDS encoding HNH endonuclease, which translates to MRSTGFAEGSPVLEAHYRRERSPELRSNFITARRAEGPLACEICSLAAIPQHAALSEGRFEVHHIVPLGSGERRETTLADLALLCANCHRLIHRAMQMEQRWLSIAEARNYLRQRALA; encoded by the coding sequence ATGCGATCGACGGGGTTTGCTGAAGGAAGTCCTGTCCTAGAAGCGCACTACCGCCGGGAGCGCAGCCCTGAGCTTCGAAGCAACTTCATCACCGCGCGTAGAGCCGAAGGTCCCCTTGCGTGCGAGATCTGCTCGCTCGCTGCGATCCCTCAGCATGCTGCACTGAGCGAGGGGCGTTTCGAGGTTCACCATATCGTTCCGCTAGGTTCGGGGGAACGCCGCGAAACCACACTGGCAGACCTCGCGCTCCTCTGTGCCAACTGTCACCGGCTCATTCACAGGGCGATGCAGATGGAACAGCGCTGGCTCTCTATTGCGGAGGCCCGGAACTATCTGCGTCAGCGCGCCTTGGCATAA
- a CDS encoding addiction module protein — protein MNPPAVDLEALRRLPVAERLLLVEDLWDSIATDTPAADIPMTPELIAELDRRVEDLKSGRERAIPWEEVRESILKDKLHGP, from the coding sequence ATGAACCCGCCCGCCGTCGACCTCGAAGCGCTCCGCCGCCTCCCGGTGGCTGAGCGGCTGCTCCTCGTCGAAGACCTGTGGGACTCGATCGCCACGGATACGCCGGCTGCCGACATCCCGATGACCCCGGAGCTCATTGCCGAGCTCGACCGGCGCGTCGAGGATCTCAAGAGCGGCCGGGAGCGCGCCATTCCGTGGGAAGAAGTCCGCGAGAGCATCCTGAAGGACAAGCTCCACGGCCCCTGA
- a CDS encoding zinc ribbon domain-containing protein, with translation MDRTIYQRCQSCGMPMGKGPEKRGTEADGSPSPMYCGLCYANGRFFRPDDTAEQMKDFVVNILTTKQHWPRFLARWAAREIPKLKRWQP, from the coding sequence ATGGACAGGACCATCTACCAACGCTGCCAGAGCTGCGGAATGCCGATGGGCAAGGGTCCCGAGAAGCGGGGGACCGAGGCTGACGGCTCGCCGTCGCCGATGTACTGCGGGCTCTGCTACGCCAACGGTAGGTTCTTCCGGCCGGATGACACGGCTGAACAGATGAAGGACTTCGTCGTGAACATCCTGACCACCAAGCAGCACTGGCCGCGCTTTCTGGCGCGCTGGGCGGCCCGTGAGATCCCAAAGCTCAAGCGCTGGCAGCCGTAG
- a CDS encoding type II toxin-antitoxin system RelE/ParE family toxin, which produces MDFVARRIDVLFSAAFEMDAAFAWYENRQPGLGTEFLRACEATFTTVARLPQAYRLVRPGVHRALLRRFPYMVFFQAFEDRIVVIGVVHVRQSPDVWPFAR; this is translated from the coding sequence GTGGATTTCGTCGCCCGCCGCATTGACGTGCTGTTCTCCGCCGCGTTCGAAATGGACGCGGCGTTTGCTTGGTACGAGAACCGGCAACCCGGCCTCGGCACGGAGTTCCTGCGTGCCTGCGAGGCCACGTTCACAACCGTCGCGCGCCTGCCGCAAGCGTACCGCCTCGTCCGACCTGGCGTGCACCGCGCATTGCTCCGACGCTTCCCGTACATGGTTTTCTTCCAGGCGTTCGAGGACCGCATTGTCGTGATCGGCGTCGTGCACGTGCGACAGTCTCCCGACGTTTGGCCGTTCGCCCGATAA
- a CDS encoding NAD(P)H-binding protein, protein MRRVLLVGATGSIGRATAQALVDAGCAPVAIVRPGREVQMPAGVEVRQANVRDAASLAGDAFRGERFDAVISCLASRTGAPKDAWAIDDGANRAVLTEAQRCGVPHFVLLSAICVQKPRLAFQHAKLAFEETLAESGIRYSIVRPTAFFKSLSGQVERVKRGKPFLLFGDGALTACLPISDADAARYLVECIADESRWNRVLPIGGPGPVLTLREQGMLLFELTGQPPKFRSVSPKLLLVVASLLDAVGALIPPLLDKAEFARIGHYYATESMLLWDEARGRYDADATPRYGRDTLREHYAQLLRGEIGDDRGAHAVF, encoded by the coding sequence ATGCGTAGAGTGCTGCTGGTCGGCGCGACAGGCAGCATCGGACGCGCGACGGCGCAGGCGCTGGTCGATGCCGGCTGTGCCCCGGTCGCCATCGTGCGTCCGGGGCGCGAGGTGCAGATGCCTGCCGGTGTCGAAGTTCGCCAAGCCAACGTGCGCGACGCCGCCTCACTCGCCGGCGACGCGTTCCGCGGCGAACGCTTCGACGCCGTCATCTCCTGCCTCGCCTCCCGCACCGGCGCTCCGAAGGACGCGTGGGCGATCGACGACGGCGCCAATCGTGCGGTGCTGACCGAGGCCCAGCGCTGCGGCGTGCCGCACTTCGTGCTGCTCTCGGCGATCTGCGTGCAGAAGCCGCGGCTGGCCTTCCAGCACGCCAAGCTCGCGTTCGAGGAGACGTTGGCCGAGAGCGGAATCCGCTACTCAATCGTGCGGCCGACGGCGTTCTTCAAGTCGCTGTCCGGGCAGGTCGAGCGCGTGAAGCGCGGCAAGCCGTTCCTGCTCTTCGGCGATGGGGCGCTCACGGCCTGCCTGCCGATCAGCGACGCGGACGCGGCGCGGTACCTCGTGGAATGCATCGCGGACGAGTCGCGCTGGAACCGCGTGCTGCCGATCGGCGGACCGGGCCCGGTGCTGACGCTGCGCGAGCAGGGCATGCTGCTCTTCGAACTGACCGGGCAGCCTCCGAAGTTCCGCTCGGTGTCGCCGAAGCTGCTCCTGGTGGTGGCCTCGCTGCTGGACGCAGTGGGCGCGCTGATTCCCCCGCTGCTCGACAAGGCGGAGTTCGCGCGCATCGGGCACTACTACGCGACGGAGAGCATGCTGCTCTGGGACGAGGCGCGCGGCCGCTACGACGCCGACGCGACGCCGCGCTACGGCCGTGACACGCTGCGCGAGCACTATGCGCAGTTGCTGCGCGGCGAGATTGGGGACGACCGCGGGGCGCACGCGGTCTTCTGA
- a CDS encoding AbrB/MazE/SpoVT family DNA-binding domain-containing protein, giving the protein MVRELTLRQVGGSIGATIPKDMAERLHLEAGDRVLAVETDRGILLTPYDPDVEAGLAVAAHAAKKFRNALRELAK; this is encoded by the coding sequence ATGGTTCGCGAACTCACGCTGCGCCAGGTCGGCGGCTCGATCGGCGCCACGATTCCGAAGGACATGGCCGAGCGCCTGCACCTCGAGGCCGGCGACCGTGTGCTGGCCGTGGAGACGGACCGGGGGATTCTGCTCACGCCCTACGATCCCGACGTCGAGGCGGGACTCGCGGTCGCGGCGCACGCGGCCAAAAAATTCCGGAACGCGCTACGCGAACTGGCGAAGTAG
- a CDS encoding IS110 family transposase, with amino-acid sequence MIGIDLHKRESQLCILDAEGHATERRIVTSRDRFTAVLGSRPPARILVEASTESEWVACHLEALGHAVIVADPNFAPMYATRSRRVKTDRRDARTLADALRLGAYRPAHRVSAARRHVRAELAVREALVRTRTRCIALAKALVRRDGLRVPSSTAANFVERLTALPLGSTLAAELAPLIAVLGPLNVQIEAADARIAALGRTDPIVALLQTAPSIGPVTSSGLVAIADDVGRFPSAHQFEAFLGLVPGERSSGEKRRVGHITKAGNRRARYLLVEAAWRILRSKAADTAVLRAWAQRILHRRGKKIAAVALARRLAGILYAMWRDQRAYDAGQLRMPPSEPVHAA; translated from the coding sequence ATGATAGGGATTGATCTCCACAAGCGCGAGAGCCAACTCTGCATCCTCGACGCGGAGGGGCACGCGACGGAGCGGCGCATCGTCACGAGCCGTGACCGCTTCACGGCGGTGCTGGGGTCGCGTCCGCCCGCGCGGATCCTCGTCGAGGCGTCGACCGAGAGCGAATGGGTCGCGTGTCACCTGGAGGCGCTCGGCCACGCGGTGATTGTCGCCGACCCGAACTTCGCGCCGATGTACGCCACGCGGAGTCGGCGCGTGAAGACGGACAGGCGCGATGCGCGCACCCTCGCCGACGCGCTCCGGCTCGGCGCCTATCGGCCAGCGCACCGCGTGTCGGCCGCGCGCCGCCACGTGCGCGCCGAGCTGGCGGTGCGCGAGGCGCTGGTCCGCACGCGCACGCGGTGCATCGCGCTCGCCAAGGCGCTCGTGCGCCGCGACGGCCTGCGCGTGCCGAGCAGCACGGCCGCGAACTTCGTCGAGCGACTCACGGCGCTCCCCCTCGGGTCGACGCTGGCGGCCGAGCTCGCGCCGTTGATCGCGGTCCTCGGCCCGCTGAACGTCCAGATCGAGGCCGCGGACGCGCGCATCGCGGCACTGGGGCGCACGGACCCGATCGTGGCGCTGCTGCAGACGGCCCCCTCCATCGGGCCGGTGACCTCGAGCGGCCTCGTCGCGATTGCGGATGACGTCGGCCGGTTCCCGTCGGCGCACCAGTTCGAGGCCTTCCTCGGGCTGGTGCCCGGGGAGCGGAGCTCAGGCGAGAAGCGCCGGGTCGGGCACATCACGAAGGCGGGCAACCGCCGCGCGCGCTATCTCCTGGTCGAGGCGGCGTGGCGCATCCTCCGCTCGAAGGCGGCCGACACCGCGGTGCTGCGCGCGTGGGCGCAGCGCATCCTGCATCGGCGGGGCAAGAAGATCGCGGCGGTCGCGCTGGCGCGGCGGCTCGCGGGCATCCTGTATGCGATGTGGCGGGATCAGCGGGCGTATGACGCGGGCCAGCTGCGGATGCCGCCGAGCGAGCCGGTGCACGCCGCGTAA
- a CDS encoding type II toxin-antitoxin system death-on-curing family toxin: MATPRWVPRLVLDAAHLDQLREHGGLPGIRDENALEAALARPQQKHNYEPDSDLATLAAAYAFGLAKAHPFNDGNKRAAFLAAMIFLGLNGKDLDATEAEVVQVMTALAAGSLTEAALATWMRERLVRLKL, encoded by the coding sequence ATGGCGACGCCTCGCTGGGTGCCGCGGCTGGTGCTGGACGCCGCGCACCTAGACCAGCTGCGCGAGCACGGGGGGCTTCCGGGCATTCGGGACGAGAATGCGCTGGAGGCCGCCTTGGCGCGCCCGCAGCAGAAGCACAACTACGAGCCGGATTCGGACCTCGCGACGTTGGCGGCGGCGTATGCGTTTGGACTCGCCAAAGCGCATCCGTTCAACGACGGGAACAAGCGGGCTGCGTTCCTTGCGGCGATGATCTTCCTCGGCTTGAACGGCAAGGACCTCGACGCGACGGAGGCGGAGGTGGTGCAGGTGATGACGGCGCTGGCGGCCGGCTCACTCACCGAGGCTGCGCTGGCCACGTGGATGCGCGAGCGCCTCGTTCGACTAAAGCTGTAG
- a CDS encoding BrnT family toxin, with protein MLDLAALLANVDGFEWDAGNTEKNVLGHGVSQGEAEEMFFVAPLVLLEDEMHSASERRFLIFGPTGSGRLLTAAFTVRRKLIRIISVRDMSRLERRRYVQAR; from the coding sequence ATGCTGGATCTCGCCGCGCTCCTGGCCAACGTCGACGGCTTCGAGTGGGACGCCGGGAACACCGAGAAGAACGTCCTCGGCCACGGTGTCTCCCAGGGCGAGGCCGAAGAGATGTTCTTCGTCGCCCCGCTGGTCCTGCTGGAGGACGAGATGCACTCCGCCAGTGAACGGCGCTTTCTCATCTTCGGCCCCACCGGCTCGGGGCGCCTCCTCACCGCCGCCTTCACTGTCCGCCGCAAGCTCATCCGCATCATCTCCGTCCGCGACATGAGTCGCCTGGAGCGTCGCCGCTATGTCCAAGCCCGCTAA
- a CDS encoding HigA family addiction module antitoxin — protein MSIANTKPLERRPIHPGEILREDFLPEYELSVTALAEALGVSRQSVNELLRERRAVSPEMALRLGKLFGTSPEFWLNLQRNIDLWDAAKGLKREIAHIHPLQVA, from the coding sequence ATGAGCATTGCCAACACCAAGCCGCTTGAGCGGCGCCCCATTCATCCGGGGGAGATTCTCCGCGAGGACTTCCTCCCGGAGTATGAGCTCTCGGTCACGGCGCTCGCCGAGGCCCTCGGCGTCTCGCGGCAGTCCGTCAACGAGTTGCTGCGCGAGCGGCGTGCGGTCAGCCCCGAGATGGCGCTGCGGCTCGGCAAGCTCTTCGGGACGTCGCCGGAGTTCTGGCTGAATCTCCAGCGGAACATCGACCTCTGGGACGCGGCGAAGGGGCTCAAGCGCGAAATCGCGCACATTCACCCCCTGCAAGTCGCATAA
- a CDS encoding alpha/beta hydrolase family protein yields MEFRPIAAAAALAVLSAAPLTAQSARAIVPADLLRLRAVGEPRVSPDGEWVVFTVSRVDSTKDKRDSDIYMVRWDGTRRLRLTSSSESESDPRWSPDGRYLSFVSSRQGSDASQLWLLERAGGEAQRVTELDEGVDDYAWSPDGSRIVIVSKDVDSLAKADTTRPRPIVIDRYLAKRDGDGWLDRRRTHLYLFEVASKTLAQLTRGDADDREPAWSPDGRRIVFTSARHTDEDRSDESDLYVVDARAGAEPQRLTSSPAYERSATFSPDGQWIAFIQGTFTPVPMYGTPRIAVMPAAGGTPRVLAPALDRPQSDPVWTADGAAVLTILDDDRRAPLVRIAVADGAITRLIDGRRAVDAVHQAHDRIALRVSDVATPAELFALDGDSLRRLTRENDAWRAEVRTAEAEEFAARSRDGTMVHGILTRALGADASRPQRTVLWIHGGPVAQNDWSFWLEKEALAAAGWNVLQMNYRGSSGRGEAFQRAIYADWCGKEVEDLMAAVDEAVRRGIADSARLGVGGWSYGGILTDCLIATTTRFKAAISGAGSSLFTSMYGSDQYPSQYDAELGPPWKNPRLWEKVSYAFWRAERIKTPTLFMGGADDFNVPIAGSEQMYLALRTQNVPTQLVVYPGENHGIRRPSFAVDRVTRWIDWLEKHTPAARPRP; encoded by the coding sequence ATGGAATTCCGTCCGATTGCCGCCGCTGCGGCCCTCGCCGTCCTGAGCGCCGCGCCGCTCACCGCCCAATCCGCCCGGGCCATCGTCCCCGCCGACCTGCTGCGTCTCCGCGCCGTCGGGGAACCGCGCGTCTCACCCGACGGCGAGTGGGTCGTCTTCACGGTCTCGCGCGTGGATTCCACGAAGGACAAGCGCGACTCCGACATCTACATGGTACGGTGGGACGGCACGCGCAGGCTGCGGCTGACCTCCAGCAGCGAGAGCGAATCCGATCCGCGCTGGAGTCCTGACGGCCGCTACTTGAGCTTTGTCTCTTCGCGCCAAGGCAGCGATGCCTCGCAGCTCTGGCTGCTCGAGCGCGCCGGCGGTGAGGCGCAGCGTGTCACCGAGCTCGACGAAGGCGTGGATGATTACGCCTGGTCGCCCGACGGCAGCCGTATCGTGATCGTCTCCAAGGACGTCGACTCGCTCGCCAAGGCCGATACCACGCGCCCGCGCCCGATCGTCATCGACCGCTACCTGGCCAAGCGCGACGGCGACGGCTGGCTCGACCGTCGGCGTACGCACCTGTACCTGTTCGAGGTCGCGAGCAAGACACTCGCGCAGCTCACGCGCGGCGATGCGGACGACCGCGAGCCCGCGTGGTCGCCCGACGGCCGGCGCATCGTCTTCACCAGCGCGCGGCACACGGACGAGGACCGCAGCGACGAGTCAGATCTGTATGTGGTTGACGCGCGCGCCGGCGCGGAGCCGCAGCGCCTGACGTCGAGTCCCGCCTACGAACGCTCGGCGACGTTTAGCCCCGACGGTCAGTGGATCGCGTTCATCCAGGGCACCTTCACCCCGGTCCCCATGTACGGGACGCCGCGCATCGCCGTGATGCCGGCGGCCGGCGGAACGCCGCGCGTCCTCGCGCCCGCGCTCGACCGCCCGCAGTCCGATCCCGTGTGGACCGCGGACGGCGCCGCCGTACTCACCATCCTCGATGACGACCGCCGTGCCCCACTCGTGCGCATCGCCGTCGCCGATGGCGCCATCACGCGCCTCATCGATGGCCGACGCGCCGTCGACGCGGTGCATCAGGCCCACGACCGCATCGCGCTGCGCGTGTCCGACGTGGCGACGCCGGCGGAGCTCTTCGCGCTCGACGGCGATTCGCTGCGCCGCCTGACGCGCGAGAACGATGCCTGGCGCGCCGAGGTGCGCACGGCCGAGGCGGAAGAGTTCGCCGCCCGCAGCCGCGACGGCACCATGGTGCACGGCATCCTCACGCGCGCGCTCGGCGCCGATGCCTCACGCCCGCAGCGCACGGTGCTTTGGATCCACGGCGGCCCCGTGGCGCAGAACGATTGGTCGTTCTGGCTCGAGAAGGAGGCGTTGGCCGCGGCGGGGTGGAACGTGCTGCAGATGAACTATCGCGGGTCCAGCGGACGCGGCGAGGCGTTCCAGCGCGCCATCTACGCCGACTGGTGTGGCAAGGAAGTCGAGGATCTCATGGCCGCGGTCGATGAAGCCGTGCGCCGCGGCATCGCCGATTCCGCGCGCCTCGGTGTGGGGGGCTGGAGCTACGGAGGAATTCTCACCGACTGCCTCATCGCCACCACGACGCGCTTCAAGGCGGCGATCAGTGGGGCGGGCAGCTCACTGTTCACGTCGATGTACGGCAGCGACCAGTATCCGTCGCAGTACGACGCCGAGCTCGGGCCGCCGTGGAAGAACCCGCGGCTCTGGGAGAAGGTCTCGTACGCCTTCTGGCGCGCCGAACGCATCAAGACGCCGACGCTGTTCATGGGCGGCGCCGACGACTTCAACGTGCCGATCGCCGGCAGCGAGCAGATGTACCTCGCGCTGCGCACGCAGAACGTGCCGACGCAGCTCGTCGTGTATCCCGGCGAGAACCACGGGATCCGGCGGCCCAGCTTTGCGGTCGATCGCGTCACGCGATGGATCGACTGGCTCGAAAAGCACACGCCGGCGGCGCGCCCGCGGCCTTAG
- a CDS encoding cation transporter gives MFVVELASGWHAESMGLVADGLDMGADAAVYLLALLAMARGGPSPSRVDPFGHRRAGEPQRPAGRCARGAARLRDSRPRHRSGRLRSGVPRRHPHQPAGSCRKSVLICGARRTPPDRLVLDLVGDVPIGCAAVWARPPGWFPLGLAAACFAGYGARALVARRVALGPIKS, from the coding sequence ATGTTCGTCGTGGAACTCGCCAGTGGCTGGCATGCGGAGTCCATGGGCCTCGTCGCGGACGGCCTCGATATGGGCGCCGATGCCGCCGTCTATCTCCTTGCCCTGCTCGCCATGGCACGGGGAGGTCCATCTCCAAGCCGCGTGGATCCTTTCGGCCACCGACGTGCAGGCGAACCTCAGCGTCCTGCTGGCCGCTGCGCTCGTGGCGCTGCTCGACTCCGCGATTCCCGACCTCGTCATCGGAGCGGTCGTCTGCGGTCTGGTGTTCCGCGGCGCCATCCGCATCAACCGGCGGGTTCGTGCCGCAAGTCGGTCCTGATTTGCGGTGCGCGCCGAACGCCGCCGGATCGCCTGGTCCTTGACCTCGTCGGCGATGTGCCCATCGGCTGCGCCGCCGTCTGGGCGCGACCGCCGGGCTGGTTCCCGCTGGGCTTGGCCGCCGCGTGCTTCGCCGGCTACGGGGCCCGGGCCCTAGTGGCTCGCCGCGTCGCGCTCGGTCCCATCAAGTCCTAA
- a CDS encoding DUF6985 domain-containing protein, protein MGLFGPDPYTDAHFGVFTRRRGVWIARTALPGLGTVELCVAGDRKAPNQPSLALAHEAALQYRALREEIGRLLFEHLEPYADAVREGELEADAFNPAALRGPDDVWSHVEVLAVHVDTARQSFPIEVQVQVAWDEEHTLGLRIRDGRLVELCGSVLPPSA, encoded by the coding sequence ATGGGCTTGTTCGGACCGGATCCATACACCGATGCGCACTTCGGAGTGTTTACCCGTCGCAGGGGAGTGTGGATTGCCCGCACCGCATTGCCCGGGCTCGGGACGGTTGAGCTCTGTGTCGCTGGCGATCGCAAGGCCCCGAATCAGCCAAGCCTCGCCCTCGCGCATGAGGCGGCGTTGCAGTACCGCGCGCTCCGGGAGGAGATCGGCCGCTTGCTCTTTGAACACCTTGAGCCCTATGCGGACGCCGTACGCGAGGGCGAACTCGAGGCCGATGCATTCAATCCCGCGGCATTGCGTGGCCCTGACGACGTATGGTCGCACGTTGAGGTGCTGGCCGTACACGTGGACACCGCGCGCCAGTCGTTCCCGATCGAGGTCCAGGTGCAGGTGGCTTGGGACGAGGAGCATACACTTGGCCTGCGCATCCGCGACGGGCGGCTGGTCGAACTCTGTGGCAGCGTTTTGCCGCCGTCCGCCTGA
- a CDS encoding BrnA antitoxin family protein, with product MSKPAKKLKAVPKFRSDEEAGAFWMSHDAAEYLDLSKAQPVRFAKLRPSTATISLRLPQAMLEELRVLANEKDVPYQSLLKVYLAERIAQERKPARQRRRASV from the coding sequence ATGTCCAAGCCCGCTAAGAAGCTCAAGGCCGTCCCCAAGTTCCGCTCCGACGAGGAAGCGGGCGCGTTCTGGATGTCCCATGACGCCGCGGAGTACCTCGACCTGAGCAAGGCGCAGCCCGTGCGTTTCGCCAAGCTCCGCCCGTCGACCGCGACGATCTCGCTCCGGCTCCCGCAGGCCATGCTCGAGGAGCTGCGCGTGCTCGCGAACGAGAAGGACGTGCCCTACCAGAGCTTGCTCAAGGTCTATCTTGCGGAACGCATTGCGCAGGAGCGGAAGCCAGCTCGTCAACGTCGGCGCGCGAGCGTATAA
- a CDS encoding DMT family transporter: MNWFLLTLAGLLEVGWAIGLKKSEGFAHLGPSLATLGAMALSFWLLSIAMRSLPLGTAYPVWVGIGAVGSVVAGSWLFGESLTVLRVVSVLLIIVGIIGLKLATPVPG; this comes from the coding sequence ATGAACTGGTTCCTCCTCACCCTGGCGGGCCTTCTCGAGGTCGGCTGGGCCATCGGCTTGAAGAAGTCCGAAGGCTTCGCTCACCTCGGACCCTCACTCGCCACCCTCGGCGCGATGGCGCTGAGCTTCTGGCTCTTGAGCATCGCGATGCGCTCGCTTCCGCTCGGCACTGCCTATCCGGTCTGGGTCGGCATCGGCGCGGTGGGATCGGTGGTCGCCGGGAGCTGGCTCTTCGGCGAGTCACTCACGGTGCTGCGCGTCGTCAGCGTCCTGCTCATCATCGTTGGCATCATCGGTCTCAAGCTCGCCACGCCCGTACCGGGGTGA
- a CDS encoding type II toxin-antitoxin system RelE/ParE family toxin, which translates to MIKTFADRQTEELFRTGKAKRVPADVARRALRKLAAVDAATQVSDLKVPPGNRLHALKGDRAGQHAISVNDQWRICFRFADGDAFDVEFCDYH; encoded by the coding sequence GTGATCAAGACCTTCGCGGACCGGCAAACCGAGGAGCTGTTCCGCACCGGCAAGGCGAAACGCGTGCCCGCCGACGTCGCCCGCCGCGCCCTGCGCAAGCTCGCCGCCGTAGACGCCGCCACCCAGGTCTCCGATCTCAAGGTGCCGCCCGGCAATCGCTTGCACGCCCTCAAGGGTGATCGCGCCGGACAGCACGCCATATCCGTGAACGACCAATGGCGCATCTGCTTCCGGTTCGCGGACGGGGATGCGTTCGACGTGGAGTTCTGCGATTACCACTAG